The genomic stretch ACATATTGATGATATTAGCCCCATTATCTGCTGCCCAATAAATGCCATCGGGAACATTCACTATACCTCCCAAATTATTTGTTATCCTCACTGCAACTATTTTATTGTCTACACCTATGGAAGGCATTCCCAGACCATTGTTAAAGTCGGCAGCAGCCAAGCCGGCAACATGCGTACCATGCGACCAATCATACGTATTGGATACAGGATTGCAATTGCTTGTGCCATCATATACATTATGTGTGGCAACGATTTTATCAGCAAGGTCTTCATGTGTGGTATAAACAGCATTATCCACAATACCCACCTTTATATTAGGGCTTGCTGGTCTGTTATTAAGATATATATCCCATGCTGTTTCAGCATTAACAAGGTCAAAATACCATTTCCATCCCACGTTAGCAAAACCAGGCACCTGATTGAGATAGTATTCATCATTGGGCACATAAGTCAAATGGTATGCAGGTTCTTTTTCTGCATATTCAATAATATCCATCTTCTGAAGTTCATTAATAATGGCATCTGCTTCTGCATGGTTATTAAAATACATTCTGAATATCCTTGGCATTCTTATATCCCGTACATCTGCATCATAGAAAGGGCGCTCAACTTTGGCAACAGAATATAAATCTGATATCTTCTTTATAAAAGAAAACTGGGTTTTATCAACTTCTCGTTGATATACCTGCTTAAATGCTCCCGATGTTATGGAAACATTATCTTTTAATTTGAACAATACACAACCTTCCCTGTATTTAGAGGAATCAGTTTGTGCGAATGCTGATAAGATAAGAAACTGGGCAATAATCCCAAATAGCATTGAAATAACAAATTGCGTACTTTTTTTCATGGCTACATATTTTTTAATACTCACAATATAATTAAGGGCACCTCTAAAAACTTATTTTTTTAGTACAGAGCCAAGACAAAAATAAATAATGGTTTAATAAAAACCAATTCTTTCGATATTTTTTTTTATAATTTACGACAATATTCTTAAAACCATAATTATCAGCCACCATTGTGATATTGCATCGCCAATTTTGTATAATCATTTAGTTTTATTCTGTCAATTGCTCTTCTAATGGCTTATAAAATTCTTTATACATTTTTTCATTGGAATAAAAATTCAGTTTTTCCAACATTTTAGCAGATGTTTTGTATCCATAAGCAAGAATTGCATTTATTCCTCTTTCCTTACATTTTTTTTCAAATTCGAGATAAAGTTTTATGCCAATAGTTTTATTTTGATATTCTTTTTTTACTGCACAAAACCATAATAAAATAACATTGCTAATTAATTTTTCTCCGCTTATAAAACCTTTTATTTGCCCTTCGGTTTCGTAAACCAAAGTCAAACATTTTTTATTTGTAACAAGTACTTCAATCCATTCTCTGTCATAAGGAACATCGTCATTATACTTGAATGGCTCCATATCTAAAAGTTTATGAATAATATCAACATCTTTTTTTTGAGCTTTTCTGATTGATTTTTTATTTTTTTTCATTGTTTTATTTTTAGTATTTGGCGGGACTTTGATATCTGCGTCATTTAAGCTCATTATCTTCACCTTGTTATTTTAATCTTCATACTTAACACTTCAAAAATAACAATAATTTTTCTGAAATTTGATTTATTTCATTAACAAAAAAATCAACTAATCTTTTTAAATTTGCGTTCTATTGATTTTAACCAAATGGATTTAAAGTATAGGCAGCTCGCAAAAATATCAGAAGGTGATTTTTTTACCGATAAAGCAACACGCTTGATTTATGCAACAGATGCATCAATTTATCGCGAAATTCCGCAGGCAGTTGCAATTCCAAAAAGCGATGATGATATAAAAAAATTAATCCGTTTTGCGAAAAAAGAAAAAATATCGTTAATATTTCGCGCAGGCGGAACCTCGCTTG from Bacteroidales bacterium encodes the following:
- a CDS encoding S8 family serine peptidase; the protein is MKKSTQFVISMLFGIIAQFLILSAFAQTDSSKYREGCVLFKLKDNVSITSGAFKQVYQREVDKTQFSFIKKISDLYSVAKVERPFYDADVRDIRMPRIFRMYFNNHAEADAIINELQKMDIIEYAEKEPAYHLTYVPNDEYYLNQVPGFANVGWKWYFDLVNAETAWDIYLNNRPASPNIKVGIVDNAVYTTHEDLADKIVATHNVYDGTSNCNPVSNTYDWSHGTHVAGLAAADFNNGLGMPSIGVDNKIVAVRITNNLGGIVNVPDGIYWAADNGANIINMSFTSTTGGSTLQDAVNYAYNTKGCILVAAAGNEGNTTINYPCACTNVICVGAVNSNDQRASFSDYGSQVDIAAPGGQNTSYNCAALSSTACLSSAYGSASAPDLTPLGIVGNYHLMVGTSMATPMVSGLAGLMWSLNPNLTNSQITNLLVSTAHNIGSQQIGPRMDAAAAMQAVLNTVDVKEKIKNSQSAHSINIYPNPSNGLINIYFNSGKNPILVKITGIDGKKVIERSFADNNKNNSIQFDMTTYPAGLYNVTLMFDDYVISKNINIIK
- a CDS encoding GNAT family N-acetyltransferase, which gives rise to MKKNKKSIRKAQKKDVDIIHKLLDMEPFKYNDDVPYDREWIEVLVTNKKCLTLVYETEGQIKGFISGEKLISNVILLWFCAVKKEYQNKTIGIKLYLEFEKKCKERGINAILAYGYKTSAKMLEKLNFYSNEKMYKEFYKPLEEQLTE